The window GAGGACTCGCGTGTTTGATGGTCCTTGTTGGCCACACATTTAAGATGAATTGGGTTGATTTACCCGATTGGTATTCAGATACACCACTGTATCTAACATATGCATCACATGAAGCGGTCATTCTGTTCTTTGTTCTGAGTGGATTTGTGTTAACCTTACCCTTCATGCGAAAAGATCACTACAACTTATCAAAAAGTGAATATATTCAATTCATCATCAAGAGAACGAAGCGGATTGGTAAGCCATTCTTTGTCGCAACAACGGTACTATTTTTATTACTCGTCATCAATTTTACATTCTTTAAAGAACGTTCATATTATAGTCAAGTGACAGAGAGTAAATGGCATGAAGTCCCTTCAGTCAGTGATATTTTGTATAATTTCCAACTCATTCTTGATTTCAACACGAGTGAATATAACCCAGTGGTGTGGACACTGTTGCATGAATTCAGGTTTGCACTCGTTTTTCCACTATTCTTGCTTGCATTGAAGAAGAAGCGGTATTCTGTCATTACAATCATAATCATCATGATAACATCACTTTCGTTGAATGCATTCAAACTATTTGAAGCCAAAGGGAATTTAAG of the Abyssicoccus albus genome contains:
- a CDS encoding acyltransferase family protein, producing the protein MRYEQLDSIRGLACLMVLVGHTFKMNWVDLPDWYSDTPLYLTYASHEAVILFFVLSGFVLTLPFMRKDHYNLSKSEYIQFIIKRTKRIGKPFFVATTVLFLLLVINFTFFKERSYYSQVTESKWHEVPSVSDILYNFQLILDFNTSEYNPVVWTLLHEFRFALVFPLFLLALKKKRYSVITIIIIMITSLSLNAFKLFEAKGNLSGYTDFIHYTLSFFAGMLLARHLNTLTAWFKSKKTYIPSIIFTTGVVLFYLSNHDIYPYLSSLLPSHMEFLAFRFSDYLLNISCLMLMIGLLFNESIKQVFLFKPLHFIGKISFSIYLYHYTILIFIYKLLHGVTPDILNIFISYVLIFIASVLSYRMVEQSRGFGYLEDKYKKIIFER